A window of the Pseudomonas gozinkensis genome harbors these coding sequences:
- a CDS encoding TonB-dependent siderophore receptor — protein MHLPAFRQRFSYQCFAYSLLMTSVTSCLVITHDAFAATTAQRYAIAAGPLDNALSQFASAANVILSFSPQQTSRLRSPGLNGNFSVEQGFAQLLQGSGLQAVSQAPGSYVLQALPDGDSLELAPTNINGQLANPMNLDYATDVGYKAQNSRVGTKTSTPLSETPRSVSVVTAQRMKDQKSQTLTEVLGYVPGIFAPPFAAGDSLAGDLFYIRGFNATDYGYGLLRDGLRVQGNRYDTSTEPYGLERVEIFRGPSSLLYGENAPGGLVNLVSKRPTAVPQGEVQLGYGSNNRRQIGVDVSGPLNDSGNILGRVVMLGRKSDTQTDHVPDDRIYIAPSLTLNFDDFNTLTLLANYQKDHTNMELGLPAAGTLLTNPNGKLSKGTMLGDPDWNTFERETWSTGYEFSHSFNDDWQFRQNSRYMQSRITRHETWPGNLNNAGFGTRLNMTAYDRFNKSMVYSLDNQLEGKFQVGGLENTVLFGASYDRTSFNQDWNAGLVGSVDVYNPVYLRDPTTPIAVQNTLLEQQMKGVYAQLQSKYDRWLFLLGGRQDWVDSDFRDKVAKSSDISSQDKKFTYQGGVMYQFDNGMTPYVSYSTSFVPVQQISNAGAPLDPITSSQYEVGLKYEPIGWDTAFTASVYDLRKKDDTYFDGTTSSYRQVGESRSKGVELELNSNLTQNLNVTAAYTYTDARITKDAATSLVKGHQMTGVPRNQASVWAKYRFLDGDLKGVYLGGGVRYFDSAFAYTSPSLYGKLDAGDVTLVDAAIGYQIDTHWSVDLNAKNLFDKEYVSGCNDAGRCYWGEDRTLLGTVSYNW, from the coding sequence ATGCATCTTCCCGCGTTCCGTCAGCGTTTTTCCTACCAATGCTTTGCCTACAGCTTACTGATGACCAGCGTTACTTCCTGTCTGGTCATCACTCATGACGCCTTCGCTGCGACAACGGCCCAACGCTACGCCATTGCTGCCGGCCCGCTGGACAATGCCCTGAGCCAGTTCGCCTCTGCCGCGAATGTGATTCTGTCGTTCTCGCCGCAACAGACCAGCCGTTTGCGCAGCCCCGGGCTGAACGGCAATTTCAGCGTGGAACAAGGATTCGCCCAACTCCTGCAGGGTTCGGGTTTGCAAGCCGTGTCGCAGGCACCGGGCAGTTATGTTTTACAGGCGCTGCCAGACGGCGATTCACTGGAGCTGGCACCAACCAATATCAATGGGCAGTTGGCGAACCCGATGAACCTGGATTACGCCACCGACGTCGGTTACAAGGCGCAGAACAGCCGAGTCGGTACGAAAACCAGTACACCTTTGTCGGAAACACCACGTTCGGTGTCAGTCGTGACCGCCCAACGCATGAAGGACCAGAAATCTCAGACACTGACCGAAGTACTTGGCTACGTCCCGGGGATCTTCGCGCCACCGTTTGCCGCCGGCGACAGTCTGGCCGGGGATCTGTTCTATATTCGCGGTTTCAACGCCACCGATTATGGCTACGGTCTGTTGCGTGATGGACTGCGCGTACAGGGCAACCGTTATGACACCAGCACCGAGCCTTACGGACTTGAGCGAGTCGAGATTTTCCGCGGTCCGTCTTCGCTGCTCTATGGGGAAAACGCACCGGGCGGACTGGTGAATCTGGTGAGTAAACGTCCTACCGCTGTACCCCAGGGTGAAGTGCAACTGGGCTATGGCTCGAACAATCGCCGACAGATCGGCGTCGATGTCTCCGGCCCGCTCAACGACAGCGGCAACATTCTCGGCCGGGTGGTGATGCTCGGGCGCAAGTCGGACACCCAGACCGATCATGTCCCGGATGACCGGATCTACATCGCACCATCCCTGACCCTGAATTTTGATGATTTCAACACCCTGACCCTTCTGGCCAACTACCAGAAGGATCACACCAACATGGAACTTGGACTGCCTGCCGCCGGCACCCTGCTGACAAACCCCAATGGAAAGTTATCCAAAGGCACCATGCTCGGCGACCCTGACTGGAACACCTTCGAAAGGGAAACCTGGAGCACTGGCTACGAATTCAGCCACTCGTTCAACGATGACTGGCAGTTCCGTCAGAATTCTCGCTACATGCAGTCGCGCATTACCCGACATGAGACCTGGCCGGGCAACCTTAACAATGCCGGGTTCGGCACGCGTCTGAACATGACCGCCTACGATCGCTTCAATAAGTCGATGGTGTATTCGCTGGATAACCAACTGGAAGGAAAATTCCAGGTCGGTGGTCTGGAAAATACGGTGCTGTTCGGCGCCAGCTATGACCGTACTTCCTTCAATCAAGACTGGAATGCAGGGCTGGTCGGGTCGGTTGATGTGTATAACCCCGTCTATCTGCGCGATCCAACCACGCCGATCGCGGTGCAAAACACGCTGCTCGAGCAACAGATGAAAGGCGTTTATGCACAGCTCCAGAGCAAATACGACCGTTGGCTGTTCCTGCTCGGTGGCCGTCAGGACTGGGTCGACAGTGATTTCCGCGACAAGGTGGCCAAATCCAGCGATATCAGTTCGCAGGACAAGAAGTTCACCTATCAGGGCGGTGTGATGTACCAGTTCGACAACGGCATGACGCCTTATGTCAGCTATTCCACCTCGTTCGTGCCGGTGCAACAGATTTCCAACGCCGGTGCGCCACTCGATCCGATCACCAGCAGTCAGTATGAAGTGGGGCTCAAGTACGAACCGATCGGCTGGGACACCGCGTTCACCGCGTCGGTGTATGACCTGCGCAAAAAGGACGACACTTACTTTGATGGCACTACGTCGAGCTACCGTCAGGTAGGCGAAAGCCGCTCCAAAGGCGTGGAACTTGAACTCAACAGCAATCTGACGCAGAACCTGAATGTCACCGCGGCCTATACCTATACCGACGCGCGAATCACCAAAGATGCAGCGACGTCCCTGGTCAAAGGCCACCAGATGACCGGCGTGCCGCGTAATCAGGCCTCGGTGTGGGCGAAATACCGCTTCCTTGATGGCGATCTGAAAGGGGTGTACCTGGGTGGTGGTGTGCGTTACTTCGACAGTGCATTCGCCTATACCTCGCCCTCCCTGTACGGAAAACTGGACGCCGGTGATGTGACATTGGTGGATGCGGCGATCGGTTATCAGATCGATACGCACTGGAGCGTCGACCTGAATGCGAAGAACCTTTTTGACAAGGAATATGTGTCGGGATGCAACGATGCCGGCCGCTGCTATTGGGGCGAGGATCGCACCTTGCTCGGTACGGTTTCCTATAACTGGTAA
- the mnmE gene encoding tRNA uridine-5-carboxymethylaminomethyl(34) synthesis GTPase MnmE, which translates to MSAPRETIAAVATAQGRGGVGIVRISGPLASVAAKAISGRELKPRFAHYGPFFSDDQQVLDEGLALYFPGPNSFTGEDVLELQGHGGPIVLDMLLKRCLELGCRLARPGEFSERAFLNDKLDLAQAEAIADLIEASSAQAARNALRSLQGAFSQRVHNLTEQLIGLRIYVEAAIDFPEEEIDFLADGHVLSMLDKVRHELSTVLREAGQGALLRDGMTVVIAGRPNAGKSSLLNALAGREAAIVTEIAGTTRDILREHIHIDGMPLHVVDTAGLRDTDDHVEKIGVERALKAIGEADRVLLVVDATAPEAADPFALWPEFLETRPDPAKVTLIRNKADLTGEPIALEVSDDGHVTISLSAKSAGEGLDLLRDHLKACMGYEQTSESSFSARRRHLEALRHASAALEHGRAQLTLAGAGELLAEDLRQAQHSLGEITGAFSSDDLLGRIFSSFCIGK; encoded by the coding sequence ATGAGCGCACCTCGTGAAACCATCGCAGCCGTCGCCACTGCTCAGGGCCGTGGCGGCGTGGGCATCGTTCGAATTTCCGGGCCGCTGGCCAGCGTTGCGGCCAAAGCCATCAGCGGTCGTGAACTGAAACCACGGTTTGCCCACTACGGCCCGTTCTTCAGTGACGACCAACAGGTGCTGGATGAAGGTCTGGCGCTGTATTTCCCCGGGCCGAACTCGTTCACCGGCGAAGACGTGCTGGAACTGCAGGGCCATGGCGGCCCTATCGTCCTCGACATGTTGCTCAAGCGCTGTCTGGAATTGGGCTGCCGTCTGGCTCGCCCGGGTGAATTCAGCGAAAGAGCATTCCTCAATGACAAACTCGACCTGGCTCAGGCCGAGGCGATTGCCGACCTGATCGAGGCCAGTTCTGCACAGGCTGCGCGTAACGCCTTGCGTTCGTTGCAAGGAGCATTTTCCCAGCGTGTGCATAACCTCACCGAACAGCTGATCGGTTTGCGGATCTATGTCGAAGCGGCTATCGACTTCCCGGAAGAAGAAATCGACTTCCTTGCCGATGGCCACGTGCTGAGCATGCTCGACAAGGTTCGTCACGAGTTATCCACCGTATTGCGCGAAGCCGGGCAGGGCGCTTTGCTACGCGACGGCATGACCGTGGTGATTGCCGGTCGTCCGAATGCCGGAAAGTCCAGTCTGCTCAACGCACTGGCCGGTCGCGAAGCCGCGATCGTGACCGAAATCGCCGGCACCACCCGGGATATTCTGCGCGAACATATCCACATCGACGGCATGCCGCTGCATGTTGTGGATACTGCCGGCCTGCGTGATACCGATGACCATGTGGAAAAGATCGGCGTTGAACGAGCGTTGAAAGCGATCGGCGAGGCTGACCGAGTGCTGCTGGTAGTTGATGCGACTGCACCCGAGGCCGCCGATCCATTCGCCCTGTGGCCGGAATTCCTCGAAACCCGGCCCGATCCTGCGAAAGTCACGCTGATCCGTAACAAAGCGGATCTCACGGGCGAACCCATTGCTCTGGAAGTCAGTGACGATGGCCATGTGACGATCAGCCTGAGCGCCAAATCCGCCGGTGAGGGGCTGGATCTGCTGCGTGATCACCTCAAGGCCTGCATGGGCTATGAACAAACGTCGGAAAGCAGTTTCAGTGCACGTCGCCGGCATCTGGAGGCCTTGCGCCACGCCAGTGCGGCACTGGAACACGGTCGTGCCCAGCTGACGCTGGCAGGCGCCGGCGAATTGCTCGCAGAGGATTTACGTCAGGCCCAGCACTCTCTGGGTGAAATCACCGGGGCCTTCAGTTCCGACGATCTGCTGGGAAGGATTTTTTCCAGTTTCTGTATCGGCAAATGA
- the yidC gene encoding membrane protein insertase YidC — MDIKRTILIVALAIVSYVMVLKWNQDYGQAALPTQNVASSTTTSGLPDTATGNNAASDDIPRAASDTSAPAETPVAVSKDLIQIKTDVLDLAIDPQGGDVAQLTLPLYPRRQDRPDVPFQLFDNGGERTYLAQSGLIGTNGPDANPAGRPIYSSEKKTYQLAEGQDQLVVDLKFSKDGVNYIKRFTLKRGLYDVTVTYLIDNQSAQPWSGSMFAQLKRDASADPSSTTATGTATYLGAALWTSSEPYKKVSMKDMDKASLKETVTGGWVAWLQHYFVTAWVAPKGENNIVQTRKDSKGNYIIGYTGPSLTAAPGAKVETSAVLYAGPKSQAVLKELSPGLELTVDYGILWFIAQPIFWLLQHIHSIVGNWGWSIIFLTMLIKGIFFPLSAASYKSMARMRAVAPKLAALKEQHGDDRQKMSQAMMELYKKEKINPLGGCLPILVQMPVFLSLYWVLLESVEMRQAPFMLWITDLSIKDPFFILPIIMGATMFIQQRLNPTPPDPMQAKVMKMMPIIFTFFFLWFPAGLVLYWVVNNCLSIAQQWYITRKIEAATKKAEA; from the coding sequence ATGGATATCAAACGCACGATCCTGATCGTCGCCCTGGCAATCGTGTCCTACGTCATGGTCCTTAAATGGAACCAGGACTATGGCCAGGCTGCCCTGCCGACTCAGAATGTTGCTTCCAGTACGACTACATCCGGTTTGCCGGACACCGCCACTGGCAATAATGCTGCCAGTGACGATATTCCGCGTGCCGCAAGCGATACCAGCGCACCTGCCGAAACGCCGGTCGCCGTCAGCAAGGATCTGATCCAGATCAAGACCGACGTGCTCGATCTCGCGATTGATCCACAAGGTGGCGATGTTGCTCAGCTGACCTTGCCGCTGTATCCACGTCGGCAGGATCGTCCGGACGTTCCGTTCCAGCTGTTCGACAACGGTGGCGAACGTACTTATCTGGCACAGAGCGGTCTGATTGGCACCAATGGTCCGGATGCAAACCCGGCCGGTCGTCCGATCTACTCCTCGGAGAAGAAGACTTATCAACTGGCTGAAGGTCAGGACCAACTGGTCGTCGACCTGAAGTTCAGCAAGGACGGCGTCAATTACATCAAGCGTTTCACTCTGAAACGTGGCCTGTATGACGTGACCGTGACCTATCTGATCGACAACCAGAGCGCTCAGCCCTGGTCCGGTTCGATGTTCGCCCAGCTGAAACGCGACGCCAGCGCCGATCCTTCGTCCACAACTGCTACCGGTACCGCGACTTACCTGGGCGCCGCCCTGTGGACAAGTTCCGAGCCGTACAAGAAAGTGTCCATGAAGGACATGGACAAGGCTTCCCTCAAGGAAACCGTCACCGGTGGCTGGGTAGCCTGGCTGCAACACTACTTTGTGACTGCATGGGTTGCTCCGAAGGGCGAAAACAACATCGTCCAGACCCGTAAAGACAGCAAAGGCAATTACATCATCGGTTACACCGGTCCTTCGCTGACCGCTGCGCCGGGTGCGAAAGTCGAGACCAGCGCTGTTCTTTACGCCGGTCCGAAAAGCCAGGCGGTGCTGAAAGAGTTGTCCCCAGGTCTGGAACTGACTGTCGACTACGGCATTCTGTGGTTCATTGCCCAGCCAATTTTCTGGCTGCTGCAACATATCCACAGCATCGTCGGCAACTGGGGCTGGTCGATCATCTTCCTGACCATGCTGATCAAAGGGATTTTCTTCCCTCTGTCGGCCGCCAGCTACAAGTCGATGGCTCGCATGCGCGCCGTGGCGCCGAAACTGGCCGCACTGAAAGAGCAACATGGCGATGACCGGCAGAAAATGTCGCAAGCCATGATGGAGCTGTACAAGAAAGAGAAGATCAATCCGCTGGGTGGCTGCTTGCCGATCCTGGTGCAGATGCCGGTTTTCCTTTCGCTGTACTGGGTTCTGCTGGAAAGCGTGGAAATGCGCCAGGCGCCGTTCATGCTGTGGATTACCGACCTGTCGATCAAGGATCCGTTCTTCATCCTGCCGATCATCATGGGCGCGACCATGTTCATCCAGCAGCGTCTGAACCCTACACCTCCGGATCCGATGCAGGCCAAGGTGATGAAAATGATGCCGATCATCTTCACCTTCTTCTTCCTGTGGTTCCCGGCGGGTCTGGTGCTGTACTGGGTTGTGAACAACTGCCTGTCGATTGCCCAACAGTGGTACATCACGCGTAAGATCGAAGCGGCGACGAAAAAAGCCGAGGCGTAA
- the yidD gene encoding membrane protein insertion efficiency factor YidD produces the protein MRKLALVPIQFYRYAISPLMASHCRFYPSCSCYAYEAIENHGLLRGGWLAFRRLGRCHPWNPGGYDPVPPIPTSRSSSMAE, from the coding sequence ATGCGTAAACTGGCACTCGTTCCGATCCAGTTTTATCGCTACGCCATTAGTCCCCTGATGGCCAGTCACTGTCGTTTCTACCCCAGTTGTTCTTGCTACGCGTATGAAGCCATCGAAAATCATGGCCTTCTGCGCGGTGGCTGGCTGGCCTTTCGTCGTTTAGGTCGCTGTCATCCGTGGAATCCCGGTGGTTATGACCCGGTTCCACCTATCCCTACCTCCCGTTCTTCTTCGATGGCCGAGTAA
- the rnpA gene encoding ribonuclease P protein component: MSQDFSREKRLLTPRHFKAVFDSPTGKVPGKNLLLLARNNDLDHPRLGLVIGKKSVKLSVERNRLKRLMRESFRLHQDSLVGWDIVIVARKGLGDVENPELIQHFGKLWKRLARSKPVPAVKTETVGVDSPDA; this comes from the coding sequence GTGAGTCAGGACTTCAGTCGGGAAAAGCGTCTGCTTACACCCCGGCATTTCAAGGCAGTCTTTGACTCCCCTACCGGCAAGGTTCCGGGGAAAAATCTCCTGCTCCTTGCGCGCAACAACGATCTCGATCACCCCCGTCTCGGGCTGGTTATCGGGAAAAAGAGCGTCAAGCTCTCCGTCGAGCGCAATCGCCTCAAACGTCTTATGCGCGAATCGTTTCGCCTGCACCAGGATTCACTGGTCGGCTGGGACATCGTTATCGTCGCGCGCAAAGGTTTGGGTGACGTAGAAAACCCCGAATTGATTCAGCATTTCGGCAAACTCTGGAAACGTCTGGCACGCAGCAAGCCGGTACCAGCAGTCAAAACCGAAACTGTAGGGGTAGACAGTCCAGATGCGTAA